One genomic window of Acidobacteriota bacterium includes the following:
- a CDS encoding WD40 repeat domain-containing protein — protein MTWGRDGFARVWDEEGAPLAAIPLPHDTEWAGAAFSSDGARLVTWTDNGDARRFEAQVWSVGPDAAAIGPLIVHPWGLGMSWGDDANNTSVGAAFSHDGNRVLAWAHGMASIQPVGGVSSVLLKHEMVIVDEEPWLPSVGARWEPGDKTVTTWGADNMARRWDADSGEQLGAAFPHGSELDGAVLSVDGSTLLSWSSGSAQLWWLGGTPAFSIDIDAERPIRGAQFSPDGNRMLTWSSEGTAQLWNASSGKKAGVAFRQDGAIQGAAFSADGDRVVTWGHGTVRTWRTTGGARIGRVMVHDEGEYVMARATYSHDGQKILSWGSHGTKLWDAATGELVWASGSVTTNDAAFSRDDTRLLTSDSGEGIRVWDLATLKPLAPAIRLEPELRSAALSPDGSRILTATEDQNIQVWNAATGARLDMHATGNTIRYAAYSEDGTRILTRAYDGSGQEWDAVSFARIGEPIQDKDVDRMFAYAGRTWGPRTGGRSNDVFIDLRTGETFGKPRQEEGLVLDVSRDHSRAVTIGSESGAAEIWDLRTGALIGLPLEQPSLRGAEFSPDGTRLLIWGSEDDGTVRQFDVSWTVWRPTRAELAGEICQRRLSGPIVTAFVDDLLDDSPRIPVQDSAGAPIAAGLGRIDAVDVAAAPILRGQEGQDVCGPWTWLSALRTSLPNDLPWRTSGPAAVTESPR, from the coding sequence CGAATGGGCGGGCGCTGCTTTTTCCTCCGATGGCGCACGGCTGGTTACGTGGACCGACAATGGCGACGCCAGACGATTTGAAGCCCAAGTCTGGTCGGTCGGGCCGGATGCTGCAGCCATCGGTCCCTTGATCGTGCATCCCTGGGGATTGGGAATGAGCTGGGGTGACGACGCCAACAACACTTCTGTCGGCGCGGCGTTCTCGCATGACGGGAACCGGGTGTTGGCATGGGCCCACGGAATGGCCTCGATCCAGCCCGTCGGCGGAGTTTCTTCGGTTTTGCTGAAGCATGAAATGGTGATCGTGGATGAGGAACCCTGGTTGCCATCCGTTGGCGCGCGGTGGGAGCCCGGCGACAAGACGGTGACGACCTGGGGCGCTGACAACATGGCGCGGCGTTGGGATGCCGACTCAGGCGAACAATTGGGAGCGGCCTTTCCGCACGGGTCGGAACTGGACGGCGCCGTCCTTTCAGTCGATGGAAGTACGCTGCTCTCCTGGTCTAGCGGCTCCGCTCAACTCTGGTGGCTGGGCGGCACGCCCGCCTTCTCGATCGACATCGACGCAGAGCGCCCAATCCGCGGCGCGCAGTTTTCGCCGGATGGCAACCGCATGCTGACTTGGAGCTCGGAAGGCACTGCGCAGCTCTGGAATGCGTCGTCCGGAAAGAAGGCTGGCGTCGCATTCCGGCAGGACGGCGCCATTCAAGGGGCGGCGTTCTCCGCTGACGGCGACAGGGTAGTCACCTGGGGCCACGGCACCGTCCGCACCTGGCGCACAACTGGCGGAGCGCGGATCGGACGGGTGATGGTGCATGATGAGGGCGAGTATGTCATGGCGCGCGCGACCTACTCTCACGACGGGCAAAAGATCCTGAGCTGGGGGTCTCATGGCACCAAGCTTTGGGATGCGGCCACGGGTGAGCTGGTCTGGGCGTCCGGCAGCGTTACGACAAATGACGCCGCATTCTCGCGTGACGATACGCGCCTGCTGACCTCCGATTCCGGCGAGGGCATCCGGGTTTGGGACCTTGCCACGCTGAAACCCCTGGCTCCGGCGATCCGGCTTGAGCCGGAGCTGCGAAGCGCTGCGCTGTCTCCGGACGGTAGCCGGATTCTGACCGCAACGGAGGATCAGAACATCCAAGTCTGGAACGCAGCGACCGGGGCGAGGCTGGACATGCATGCGACCGGCAACACGATCCGGTACGCCGCTTACTCCGAGGACGGAACACGTATACTTACGCGCGCGTATGACGGCTCGGGACAGGAATGGGACGCCGTCTCCTTTGCCCGAATTGGCGAGCCCATTCAGGACAAAGATGTGGACCGGATGTTCGCTTATGCCGGACGGACATGGGGTCCCAGAACCGGCGGCAGAAGCAATGATGTGTTCATCGACCTGCGCACGGGCGAAACATTCGGCAAGCCGCGACAAGAGGAAGGTCTTGTTCTGGATGTCAGCCGCGATCATTCGCGCGCCGTGACGATAGGTTCGGAAAGTGGCGCCGCCGAGATCTGGGATCTTCGAACGGGGGCCTTGATTGGCCTGCCGCTGGAACAGCCGTCCTTGAGGGGGGCAGAGTTCTCGCCGGACGGAACCCGGCTGTTGATCTGGGGATCGGAAGACGACGGAACGGTCCGGCAATTCGATGTCAGCTGGACCGTTTGGCGCCCGACCCGGGCAGAACTTGCAGGCGAGATCTGCCAGCGGCGGCTGAGCGGACCGATCGTTACCGCCTTTGTGGACGACCTGCTCGACGACAGCCCGCGGATTCCTGTTCAGGATTCCGCTGGCGCTCCGATCGCCGCGGGCCTCGGCCGGATCGATGCGGTCGATGTCGCGGCGGCACCTATTTTGCGGGGACAGGAAGGCCAGGATGTATGCGGACCGTGGACCTGGCTGTCTGCGCTGCGCACCAGTCTGCCCAACGACCTGCCTTGGAGAACCTCAGGACCGGCGGCTGTCACTGAAAGCCCCCGCTAG